From a single Bacteroidota bacterium genomic region:
- a CDS encoding glycosyltransferase, whose protein sequence is MRTAVVSVTSDLVTDRRVDNTCKELVACGFDVLLAGRRKTDSLSLQPRIYKTDRLRLIFEKGFLFYAEFNLRLFFYLLFKKTDLLYANDLDTLLPNYLVSVIRRKPLMYDSHEYFTGVPELEGRPFVRKTWKTIEKFIFPKLKEIITVNDSIAALYKQEYGKDLIVVRNMPAYRELVITKTKEELGLPTDKKIVLLQGAGINVHRGSEEAVEAIKFVENAVLVIMGSGDVIDILKKRAAEPDLEGKVIFIPKQPIDRLFEYTVHADIGLTLDKDTNINYRYSLPNKVFDYIQAGVPVLASPLVEIKKIIDKYQTGCTIDNHEPQHIAQKITYMLSDPERIAEWKKNLKIASQELCLEHEIENLRELLLRHAK, encoded by the coding sequence AGACGCAAGACCGACAGCCTTTCGCTTCAGCCGCGTATCTATAAAACAGACCGCCTGCGGCTTATCTTTGAGAAAGGTTTTTTGTTCTATGCGGAGTTTAACCTGAGGCTGTTCTTCTACCTTCTGTTTAAGAAGACAGACCTGCTCTATGCCAACGACCTCGACACTCTGCTGCCGAATTATCTGGTGAGCGTGATTCGGCGTAAGCCACTTATGTACGACAGTCATGAGTATTTTACCGGTGTCCCGGAACTGGAAGGCAGACCTTTTGTGCGCAAGACATGGAAAACCATAGAGAAGTTTATCTTCCCTAAGCTGAAAGAAATCATCACCGTGAACGATTCTATTGCGGCCTTGTATAAGCAGGAGTATGGCAAAGACCTTATCGTGGTGCGCAATATGCCCGCTTACCGCGAACTGGTAATTACGAAGACAAAGGAAGAACTCGGACTTCCGACCGATAAAAAGATTGTACTGCTGCAGGGTGCCGGAATCAATGTGCATCGGGGCAGCGAAGAAGCGGTAGAGGCGATTAAGTTTGTTGAAAATGCGGTGCTTGTTATCATGGGCAGCGGCGATGTTATTGATATTCTGAAAAAGAGAGCTGCCGAACCCGACCTTGAAGGAAAAGTTATCTTCATACCGAAACAGCCTATCGACAGGCTTTTTGAATATACCGTGCATGCCGACATCGGTCTTACGCTTGATAAAGACACCAACATCAACTATCGCTACAGCTTACCCAATAAGGTGTTCGACTATATCCAGGCGGGAGTGCCCGTACTTGCAAGTCCGCTGGTAGAAATAAAAAAAATCATTGATAAGTATCAAACAGGCTGTACCATTGACAATCATGAGCCGCAGCACATCGCTCAGAAAATAACTTACATGTTATCCGACCCCGAACGGATTGCCGAATGGAAAAAAAATCTTAAAATTGCATCACAGGAACTTTGCCTTGAGCATGAAATAGAAAACCTCAGGGAGCTGCTGTTACGTCATGCGAAATAA